One Mya arenaria isolate MELC-2E11 chromosome 5, ASM2691426v1 genomic window carries:
- the LOC128234627 gene encoding uncharacterized protein LOC128234627 isoform X1, with translation MDPRQIFDLSKLDDLTERSICDTLKSRYRHDVIYTNVQDILIAINPEKPLKIYDEQTHRRYHPDKVALEHEPHVFHVAALSYVRMLDTCENQVIIVSGESGAGKTESTKYMLKHIVHMCQSNNMALHEKLIEINPLLEAFGNAQTSLNENSSRFAKYLDVSFTDKGQLAGAAVRDYMLEKSRVVHQSLGEANFHIFYALFAGCPTDELGDVFLNKSATEYRILKSNPHRLHRRNYEKHARIFKQTMTVLEKIGAERDTVMMMLGAVIHVAEIEFEEGHAGETQIKDGHAFEYASTLLSLEVEDFGEALISSKLVVNAEQKIRYKTVRQAEDGRDALAKVLYERLFGWLVRQINSTLHPGDDYSNAATSIGILDIAGFEKMKQNSFEQLCINLVNEKLQNFMNDSIFTMEMEIYHHEGIKLKGIAFQNNDDLITMFETKDTGLLAKLDEQSLLTHGSDGGFVIAIKSAFEGNTKFPRNPKDAMFSIRHFAAVVEYDSVGFVEKNRDRLNPEVLEALRRSDNPFISDLFTVKRGPTGTISELYAPFRPSVRTEQRNKLGQTKLGMSVGGRNLAVELGRTMKQKYGDILPPGVHSRGQPGAKKGQTVVAYFRQSLLQLVGKLRNVERPYFVKCIKANPAHAADRFEDQIVSDQLKYNGLAEIAKIRKMGFAVRMMYKDFVKKFAEIVEGYELPSDTIECVQFILRRINTHESERRFGKTKIFLTQELDNRLNRKLHEVQEEKRRKREEERRRQEAEQKRIEDEKRRKENERHMQEDRARKLGRDEQEDPTFAFHSGRNDVMEEHSIYDRVGDEDSDRSSPIPGNQEDTFVKSQANKKQENSKTSSSSKSPKYFWDIPQMITRELSSRDVDEERSLQVLKGITYVLLFLGIFWCAIVQKISLVTLVAHQYPRQDNATESEVQSRKLEATGRHLLLTLAIFLPYGFTFLSCTFKWLFGRLPMPSCGTLLFCLLMEFVHSVGLCLLAFVILPDMDPMRGIMLLNGIAFLPSILFPICGSAVKHHGQKKRNALTTLIVFCLNILVVLVQVGFIAVVLMYDNFIETSHIDVEYYTSGLFIAAMVFVSFSWWENFTDDRFCGTTSYGGCTKSWLLKMKFELQESRPIVFLFTSFLKIAVTIVASWLTKMYKPLSEDEFSHVHSIADVPIKDALDYIESQPLKENVAMLALVLVTFFGNYFATTCCKLKLQTVSFNIPLLLSTPTAVVLVALDCDYEILNIFTNEGQNDCSNDDFIRKALVYICGGIVWASLYWLCRHIFYPDIERLAKQERLFMNPFYCSVLFEQNLILNRRRHNRRVIREVKEDSKVYYSLSHYNYKINIEGEEVEDLNKVNDTSKSKENEESEEAEDQTNPKFQEVPMIYACATMWHENKQEMLQLLKSIFRMDKDQNLRRHSETISGKRDKDFYDFEAHIFFDDAMNGTLPNDFVRLLLSVIDEALSSVHHRRMKMKNTFIVPTPYGGQIVYPMPGDNFLFVHLKDKSKIRHKKRWSQVMYMYYLLGFRIVRLSAETIKKALNDEDKINNLISWGEGVEASAGNIGYSHVFRAFDDQTLRKLNNTYLLALDGDVDFTPGAVKLLVDRMKKSEKVGAACGRIHPIGTGPVVLFQKFEYAIAHWLQKATEHVLGCVLCSPGCFSMFRGSALMDDNVMKKYTILPTEASHHLMYDQGEDRWLCTLLLQQGYRVDYAAGSDAFTYAPEGFAEFFNQRRRWMPSTVFNIIDLLADYQNTVYINTNISMLYIIYQGALLLSTSIGPATVLMMIASANLIVFGTSLIWAYIIALLPAVFFCIICFFTKPKVQIQVAELLTGLYAFVMVVVIVGTIVIAVKDSPFHPSVLFMSCLVLAFAFAAFLHPKEWTCVVYGILYFVLIPTGFLLLVIYSIANLHVVSWGTREVPKEKTEKELEEEKKAQEEKQRKKKESSFFGKFLPSFPTKEFKDMMNVFVEKSKTEKLPEGSETVELLRGINENMSDLKNYMKKSINPSEEARHNPTVRINVQEPVIEKQEDFNSKHTRTTHKGILKHVKEEHKAPERDDLDNPAWAEIPELTHGRKIKMVEEELNFWQNFISKYLHPLEFSSQKKKNDENALLELRTNISTGMIVTNLLWIALNFMFQYTSPTKIKLFGTTSETDVENLEEGNMEIDTDSGPIKGLEVDILGLLFIIFYVLILLVQFIGMLLHRYGTILHLLSVTKMPSIRSKKTSLLDKQTNISTREAKLLCEKLLNVSDDDESESEEENEQDKIQQLEALQRTGVRRPITFNANKLDSTTRMRESLRMRNFNSNLASSINVLHQDLQANRDRMSSPQSNIRQRSEYERRRQRLTDDRVRPLERRVKLRPGHEMIENDVRRKYSNRYDRRNGRNRDMDLIPEESRGPSDPVYNEIKAQGTMGRRLGRRLRMFEHASRGHQRNGSAFRGHQSNESPNTADSRF, from the exons ATAAACCCTTTGCTGGAAGCCTTTGGCAATGCTCAGACTTCTTTGAATGAAAACTCAAGCcgatttgcaaaatatttggaTGTTAGTTTTACAGACAAGGGCCAGCTTGCAGGAG CTGCAGTTAGGGACTACATGCTTGAAAAGTCAAGAGTTGTCCATCAAAGTCTCGGGGAGGccaattttcacattttctatGCTCTGTTTGCTGGATGTCCCACAGATGAACTGGGTGATGTGTTTTTGAATAAGTCTGCCACAGAGTACAG GATTTTGAAGAGCAATCCACATCGGCTACACAGAAGAAACTACGAAAAGCATGCacgaatatttaaacaaacaatgacaGTCCTGGAAAAGATAGGGGCG GAGAGAGATACTGTGATGATGATGCTGGGAGCGGTTATTCATGTGGCAGAAATTGAGTTCGAGGAAGGACATGCAGGAGAAACACAGATAAAAGATGGTCACGCTTTTGAATATG CATCAACACTGCTGTCGTTGGAAGTAGAGGACTTTGGTGAGGCACTGATTTCAAGCAAGCTGGTTGTCAACG CCGAGCAAAAGATTCGGTATAAGACGGTGCGCCAAGCTGAAGATGGAAGAGATGCACTTGCCAAAGTCCTGTACGAGAGGCTATTTGGTTGGCTCGTCAGGCAGATAAATTCCACCCTCCACCCAGGAGATGACTA CTCAAATGCGGCTACAAGTATAGGCATATTAGATATAGCAGGATTCGAGAAAATGAAACAGAACAGCTTTGAGCAACTTTGCATCAACTTAGTGAACGAAAAACTTCAGAACTTCATGAATGACAGCATATTTACAATGGAGATGGAGATTTATCACCACGAAGGAATTAAACTCAAAGGAATTGCTTTCCAGAATAATGATGACCTCATTactatgtttgaaaca AAAGACACCGGTCTCTTAGCAAAACTTGACGAACAGTCCCTCCTCACCCATGGGTCTGATGGAGGGTTTGTAATAGCCATAAAGTCGGCATTTGAGGGCAACACAAAATTTCCAAGAAATCCCAAGGATGCGATGTTTTCTATAAGGCATTTTGCGGCGGTT GTCGAGTATGATTCGGTTGGTTTTGTTGAGAAGAACCGGGATCGGCTAAATCCCGAAGTGTTGGAGGCGCTCCGAAGGAGTGACAATCCCTTCATAAGTGACCTTTTTACGGTCAAACGTGGTCCTACAGGCACTATTTCAGA ACTCTATGCACCCTTCCGACCATCTGTACGAACAGAACAGCGCAATAAACTAGGTCAGACAAAACTCGGAATGTCCGTTGGTGGAAGGAATTTAGCGGTTGAACTTGGACGGACTATGAAGCAGAAATACGGGGATATTTTACCACCAGGTGTACACAGCAGAGGACAACCAGGGGCGAAAAAAGGACAAACTGTCGTAGCATACTTCAGG CAATCGTTGTTGCAACTTGTCGGAAAGCTAAGGAATGTTGAACGCCCATATTTCGTCAA GTGTATAAAGGCAAACCCAGCTCATGCCGCAGACCGTTTTGAGGACCAAATTGTCAGTGATCAGTTGAAATACAACGGCCTCGCTGAAATAGCAAAGATCAGGAAGATGGGGTTTGCTGTGAGGATGATGTACAAAGATTTTGTGAAAAA ATTCGCAGAAATTGTTGAGGGATACGAATTGCCTTCGGATACCATTGAATGTGTGCAATTTATTCTCAGACGAATAAACACACATGAATCAGAAAGACGTTTCGGGAAAACGAAG ATTTTTTTGACGCAGGAGTTAGACAACAGACTCAACAGGAAATTACATGAAGTGCAAGAagaaaaaagaaggaaaaggGAAGAGGAAAGGCGACGCCAAGAAGCGGAACAGAAACGTATTGAAGACGAAAAGCGACGGAAGGAAAATGAACGACACATGCAGGAAGACAGAGCCAGAAAATTAGGCAGGGATGAACAAGAAGACCCAACGTTTGCGTTTCACAGCGGAAGAAATGACGTTATGGAAGAGCACTCTATATATGATCGAGTAGGG GATGAAGACTCTGATAGAAGCTCACCAATTCCTGGAAACCAAGAAGATACTTTTGTCAAAAGCCAAGCCAATAAG AAACAAGAGAATAGCAAGACAAGTTCGAGTTCCAAGTCTCCTAAATA TTTTTGGGATATTCCTCAAATGATAACGCGAGAACTGAGTTCTAGAGATGTGGATGAAGAAAGAAGTTTGCAGGTTTTGAAAGGGATCACTTACGTGCTGCTATTCTTGGGAATATTTTGGTGTGCAATTGTTCAGAAAATCAGCCTGGTAACGCTTGTTGCCCACCAGTATCCGAGACAGGATAATGCGACCGAATCTGAAGTGCAG TCTCGAAAACTTGAGGCAACAGGCAGACATTTACTTCTAACGCTagcgatatttctaccttatggcTTCACGTTTTTGTCGTGTACATTCAAATGGCTGTTTGGGCGGCTGCCAATGCCTAGCTGTGGAACATTACTTTTT TGTTTGCTGATGGAATTCGTCCATTCTGTTGGCCTGTGTCTGCTTGCCTTTGTTATACTACCTGATATGGACCCAATGAGAGGAATTATGTTACTGAATGGAATCGCTTTCCTCCCATCCATACTATTTCCCATTTGTGGTTCGGCTGTGAAACACCATGGTCAAAAGAAGAGAAACGCACTGACAAcattgattgtgttttgtttaaacattctCGTAGTTTTAGTGCAAGTGGGTTTCATAGCTGTTGTGCTGATGTATGACAATTTTATTGAGACGAGTCACATCGATGTGGAATATTACACTTCGGGTTTGTTTATAGCAGCAATGGTATTTGTATCATTTTCGTGGTGGGAAAATTTCACTGATGACAGGTTTTGTGGGACGACAAGCTATGGCGGATGCACCAAAAGCTGgttattaaaaatgaagtttGAACTACAAGAGTCAAGaccaattgtttttttattcaccAGTTTTCTTAAGATCGCCGTTACAATTGTAGCGAGTTGGCTCACCAAAATGTATAAACCGCTATCAGAGGATGAATTTTCTCATGTCCATAGCATAGCAGATGTACCAATCAAAGACGCCTTAGATTACATTGAATCACAACCGTTGAAAGAAAACGTTGCAATGCTTGCACTTGTACTCGTAACTTTCTTCGGAAACTACTTTGCCACGACTTGTTGTAAACTGAAACTGCAGACGGTATCATTTAACATTCCCCTGTTGCTTTCGACACCTACGGCTGTTGTCTTGGTAGCGTTAGATTGCGACTATgagattttaaacatttttacgaATGAGGGTCAGAACGACTGTAGCAATGATGACTTTATTCGCAAAGCCCTGGTGTATATATGTGGAGGAATAGTCTGGGCTTCGCTGTACTGGCTTTGTCGTCATATATTCTACCCTGATATTGAACGACTCGCTAAGCAAGAAAG GCTGTTCATGAATCCATTTTACTGCAGCGTTTTGTTTGAGCAAAATTTGATACTGAATCGACGACGGCACAACAGAAGAGTCATTCGAGAAGTTAAAGAAGATAGCAAAGTGTACTACAG CCTTTCCCATTAtaactataaaataaacatcGAGGGTGAAGAAGTGGaagatttaaataaagtaaatgatACATCAAAATCTAAAGAAAATGAAGAGAGTGAGGAAGCAGAGGACCAGACGAACCCGAAATTTCAGGAAGTCCCAATGATATATGCATGTGCGACAATGTGGCATgaaaataaacaggaaatgcTGCAGTTGTTGAAGTCAATATTTAG GATGGATAAAGATCAAAACCTGCGTCGTCATTCTGAAACAATTTCTGGCAAACGTGACAAGGACTTTTACGACTTTGAAG CTCACATCTTTTTTGATGACGCGATGAACGGCACGTTACCTAACGACTTTGTCAGACTGTTGTTATCCGTGATTGATGAAGCTCTAAG CTCAGTTCATCACAGACGAATGAAGATGAAAAACACGTTCATCGTCCCTACTCCATATGGCGGACAGATTGTTTATCCTATGCCTGGTGACAACTTCCTGTTTGTTCATCTTAAAGACAAGTCCAAGATAAGGCACAAGAAAAGATGGTCTCAG gtcatgtacatgtactatttACTGGGATTTCGAATCGTGCGATTGTCCGCGGAAACAATCAAAAAAGCTTTAAACGATGAAGACAAGATAAATAACTTGATAAGTTGGGGAGAAGGCGTCGAGGCCAGTGCCGGGAATATCGGCTATAGCCATGTGTTCAGGGCATTTGATGACCAAACTCTTCGAAAG CTGAACAATACGTATCTGTTGGCTCTTGATGGAGATGTTGATTTTACTCCTGGCGCTGTAAAACTCTTGGTGGATCGTATGAAGAAGAGCGAAAAAGTCGGTGCAGCTTGTGGACGAATACATCCAATTGGAACCG GTCCAGTGGTGTTGTTTCAGAAGTTTGAATATGCCATTGCTCACTGGTTACAGAAGGCAACCGAACATGTTCTAGGATGCGTATTGTGTAGCCCAgggtgtttttctatgtttcgTGGATCGGCCTTGATGGATGataatgtgatgaaaaaatatacGATTCTTCCGACAGAGGCTTCACATCACTTGATGTACGATCAAG GTGAAGATCGATGGTTGTGTACGTTGCTTCTTCAGCAGGGCTACCGGGTCGATTATGCGGCTGGTTCAGATGCATTTACATATGCACCAGAAGGATTTGCAGAATTTTTCAATCAACGACGCCGTTGGATGCCCTCGACGGTTTTCAACATCATTGACTTGTTGGCGGACTACCAAAACACAGTTTATATCAACACCAATATAAGCATGCTGTATATCATTTATCAAGGAGCACTATTGTTGTCTACTTCGATCGGACCCGCAACAGTTCTTATGATGATCGCCAGTGCAAATTTGATCGTGTTTGGTACAAGTCTTATTTGGGCGTACATTATTGCTCTTTTACCAGCCGTGTTCTTTTGCATCATTTGTTTCTTTACGAAACCAAAAGTTCAAATCCAAGTTGCCGAATTACTGACGGGCCTGTACGCATTTGTCATGGTAGTAGTTATTGTGGGAACGATTGTTATTGCAGTAAAGGACAGTCCGTTTCATCctagtgttttgtttatgtccTGCTTAGTGTTGGCGTTTGCATTCGCCGCATTCCTTCATCCGAAGGAATGGACTTGTGTTGTGTACGGAATACTGTATTTCGTACTCATCCCAACAGGATTTCTACTGCTCGTAATTTACTCAATAGCAAATCTCCATGTAGTTTCTTGGGGAACGCGCGAAGTCCCAAAGGAGAAAACAGAAAAAGAATTGGAAGAAGAGAAAAAAGCACAAGAAGAAAAACAACGGAAAAAGAAAGAATCAAGTTTCTTCGGAAAATTTCTTCCGTCCTTTCCAACAAAAGAATTCAAAGATATGATGAATGTATTTGTGGAAAAAAGTAAAACGGAAAAATTGCCTGAAGGTAGTGAAACAGTGGAGCTGTTGCGAggtataaatgaaaacatgtctGATTTGAAAAATTACATGAAAAAATCGATTAATCCTTCAGAAGAAGCAAGGCACAACCCAACAGTAAGAATAAATGTCCAAGAGCCAGTGATTGAGAAGCAAGAGGACTTTAATTCTAAACATACTAGGACAACACACAAAGGAATCCTTAAACATGTTAAGGAGGAGCATAAAGCACCCGAACGTGACGATTTGGACAATCCCGCATGGGCCGAAATCCCAGAGCTTACGCATGGTAGGAAGATTAAAATGGTGGAAGAAGAGCTGAATTTCTGGCAAAACTTCATAAGCAA atatcTCCACCCGTTAGAGTTTTCTAGTCAAAAGAAAAAGAATGATGAAAATGCTCTGCTTGAATTGCGGACAAACATATCGACCGGAATGATTGTGACAAATCTGCTATGGATTGCTTTGAACTTCATGTTTCAATATACAAGCCCAACAAAAATCAAACTATTTGGCACGACG AGCGAAACAGATGTGGAAAATTTGGAGGAAGGCAATATGGAAATAGACACAGACAGCGGCCCAATCAAGGGTTTGGAGGTGGACATTCTTGGGCTGCTATTTATTATCTTCTACGTGCTTATTCTTCTTGTCCAGTTCATTGGAATGCTCTTGCACAGATACGGAACTATTCTGCATCTTTTGTCAGTCACAAAAATGCCAAGTATTCGCTCGAAG AAAACATCCTTGttagacaaacaaacaaatattagtACTCGGGAAGCTAAATTATTGTGTGAAAAGCTGCTTAATGTTAGCGACGATGATGAATCGGAAAGTGAAGAAGAAAATGAACAAgacaaaatacaacaacttgAGGCGCTTCAACGCACTGGTGTCAG ACGTCCAATTACATTCAATGCTAACAAGCTTGATTCAACAACACGCATGCGCGAGTCTCTGAGAATGCGCAACTTCAATTCAAATCTTGCTTCGAGCATAAACGTTCTCCATCAAGATCTTCAAGCAAACAGGGATCGAATGTCAAGTCCGCAATCAAACATAAGGCAGCGGAGTGAATATGAACGAAGACGACAGAGGCTGACTGACGACAGAGTGCGTCCCCTGGAAAGGAGAGTAAAACTTCGGCCTGGTCATGAGATGATCGAAAATGACGTTCGGAGGAAATATAG TAACAGATATGACCGGAGAAACGGGAGAAACAGAGATATGGACCTTATACCCGAAGAGTCTAGGGGTCCGAGTGATCCAgtgtataatgaaataaaagcacaag GCACAATGGGTCGACGTCTTGGGCGCAGACTTAGAATGTTTGAGCATGCATCCCGGGGGCATCAAAGAAACGGGAGTGCATTTCGAGGGCATCAAAGTAACGAATCGCCCAATACAGCAGACAGTCGATTTTGA